The following proteins come from a genomic window of Micromonospora zamorensis:
- a CDS encoding AMP-binding protein, with translation MDLPFTVATLTRRGLLTPGNPVRVAAQLNALRTWGWSLAGELRQAAARDPGRTAVIDEDGVELTYHDLLDRAERMARSMRAGHGVQTGDRIGVLCRNHHGLIETIVAATLLGVDAVLINTGLSAAQLGTIAEEQQLRLLVHDDEFAERVLGLPAELPRLDERAREELVAGALPGDLRPPEQDGRIIVLTSGTTGTPKGARRRTPKGFGPLVSIIGRIPLHTRTRVMIAAPIFHTWGFAALQVCLALRATIVLHRRFDPAATIAALTANRCDALFAVPVMVQRLMEVPPPDPRPPLKVVAVSGSALPGGLAPKFMDAYGDVLYNLYGSTEVSWASIAGPQDLRQAPTTAGRPPHGTRLEMLDDNGQPVPTGRVGRIFVGNEMLFEGYTSGTSRETRDGLLDTGDLGRLNADGLLFVDGRADDMIVSGGENVFPSEVEDLLAQLPQVREVAVIGVPDPEYGQRLSAFLALHPDETLDPDAVREYVRRYLARFSVPRDVIFVKYLPRNATGKVLTRELRRYFG, from the coding sequence ATGGACCTGCCGTTCACCGTCGCCACCCTGACCCGTCGCGGACTGCTCACCCCCGGCAACCCGGTCCGAGTCGCCGCGCAACTCAACGCCCTGCGTACCTGGGGGTGGAGCCTGGCTGGCGAATTGCGCCAGGCGGCCGCCCGGGATCCCGGCCGGACGGCGGTCATCGACGAGGACGGCGTCGAGCTGACCTACCACGACCTGCTCGACCGGGCCGAACGGATGGCCAGGTCGATGCGGGCCGGGCACGGCGTGCAGACCGGCGACCGGATCGGCGTGCTCTGCCGCAACCACCACGGGCTGATCGAGACGATCGTCGCTGCCACCCTGCTCGGCGTCGACGCGGTGCTGATCAACACCGGGCTCTCCGCGGCCCAGCTCGGCACCATCGCCGAGGAGCAACAGCTGCGACTGCTGGTGCACGACGACGAGTTCGCCGAGCGGGTCCTCGGACTCCCCGCCGAGCTGCCCCGGCTCGACGAACGCGCCCGCGAGGAGCTGGTGGCCGGCGCACTGCCGGGCGACCTGCGCCCGCCGGAGCAGGACGGCCGGATCATCGTGCTCACATCCGGCACCACCGGTACGCCCAAGGGCGCCCGTCGTCGCACGCCCAAAGGCTTCGGCCCGCTGGTGTCCATCATCGGCCGCATCCCGCTGCACACCAGGACCCGGGTGATGATCGCCGCACCGATCTTCCACACCTGGGGATTCGCCGCCCTCCAGGTCTGCCTGGCCCTGCGGGCCACCATCGTGCTGCACCGACGCTTCGACCCGGCCGCCACAATCGCCGCCCTGACCGCCAACCGCTGCGACGCGCTGTTCGCCGTACCCGTGATGGTGCAGCGACTGATGGAGGTGCCCCCGCCGGACCCGCGCCCCCCGCTCAAGGTCGTCGCCGTCAGCGGCTCCGCCCTGCCCGGCGGGCTGGCACCGAAGTTCATGGATGCCTATGGCGACGTCCTGTACAACCTCTACGGCTCCACCGAGGTCTCCTGGGCGTCCATCGCCGGCCCACAGGACCTGCGCCAGGCACCCACCACCGCCGGTCGGCCGCCGCACGGCACCCGGCTGGAAATGCTCGACGACAACGGCCAGCCCGTGCCGACCGGACGGGTCGGGCGGATCTTCGTCGGCAACGAGATGCTCTTCGAGGGCTACACCTCCGGCACCAGCCGGGAAACCCGCGACGGTCTGCTCGACACCGGCGACCTCGGCCGGCTCAACGCCGACGGGCTGCTCTTCGTCGACGGACGGGCCGACGACATGATCGTCTCCGGTGGTGAGAACGTCTTCCCCTCCGAAGTGGAGGATCTGCTCGCCCAACTGCCGCAGGTCCGCGAAGTGGCCGTGATCGGCGTACCCGACCCCGAGTACGGCCAGCGCCTGTCCGCGTTCCTCGCCCTGCACCCCGACGAGACGCTCGACCCCGATGCGGTACGCGAGTACGTCCGGCGCTATCTCGCGCGCTTCAGCGTCCCCCGGGACGTGATCTTCGTGAAATACCTGCCCCGTAACGCCACCGGCAAGGTGCTCACCCGCGAACTGCGCCGCTACTTCGGCTGA
- a CDS encoding DedA family protein yields the protein MDSALDLLRQLVTSPWVYLLIFGLTAVDAFFPAVPGEAAVITAAVLSTSGNPNLAPVIVAAAVGACVGDHVSYAIGRGGGANRLAGFPDGSRRQASSEWARRALNRRGGLILTTSRYLPGGRTAVTLTMGAVRYPRRSFLLYDAIATVTWALYCGLLGYFGGLAFERHPVKGVLAGIGLSVIVTLGIEGVRWLRHRAHRRAAARH from the coding sequence ATGGACTCCGCGCTCGACCTGCTCCGACAGCTGGTCACCTCACCATGGGTGTACCTGCTGATCTTCGGGCTCACGGCGGTCGACGCGTTCTTCCCGGCCGTACCCGGTGAGGCGGCCGTCATCACCGCCGCCGTGCTCTCCACCAGCGGCAACCCCAACCTGGCGCCGGTGATCGTCGCCGCCGCCGTGGGCGCCTGCGTCGGCGACCACGTGTCGTACGCCATCGGACGTGGTGGTGGCGCGAACCGGCTCGCCGGGTTTCCCGACGGCAGCCGCCGACAGGCCAGCTCCGAGTGGGCCCGGCGCGCGCTGAACCGGCGCGGCGGGCTGATCCTGACCACCTCCCGCTACCTGCCGGGCGGCCGGACCGCGGTCACCCTCACCATGGGCGCGGTGCGGTATCCCCGCCGGTCGTTCCTTCTCTACGACGCGATCGCGACGGTCACCTGGGCCCTGTACTGCGGGCTGCTCGGCTACTTCGGTGGGCTGGCCTTCGAGCGCCACCCCGTCAAGGGCGTCCTCGCCGGGATCGGCCTCTCGGTGATCGTCACGCTGGGCATCGAGGGCGTCCGGTGGCTGCGGCACCGGGCGCACCGCCGCGCGGCTGCCCGCCACTGA
- the purD gene encoding phosphoribosylamine--glycine ligase, with product MRVLLVGGGGREHALALGLVADPAVSAVVAAPGNPGIASVAELRTVNASDPDAVAALAVETAADLVVIGPEAPLVAGVADAVRAKGIAVFGPSGAAAQLEGSKAFAKDVMTAAGVPTARAYVCTDEESTARALDEFGAPYVVKDDGLAAGKGVVVTDDRSAALAHANECGRVVVEEFLDGPEVSLFVVTDGEAALPLLPAQDFKRLGDGDTGPNTGGMGAYAPLAWAPPGLVDDVMRDVVHPTLAEMRRRGTPFAGLLYVGLAITAAGPRVIEFNARFGDPETQVVLALLETPLGGLLHASATGTLAEHPPLQWRDGSAVTVVLASAGYPAAPRTGDVITGADRPGIIHAGTARRASDGALLSAGGRVLCGTATGSDLAAARDAAYALVDGVQLAGSQHRTDIAAAAIDGRITIPG from the coding sequence GTGCGGGTTCTTTTGGTTGGTGGTGGTGGGCGGGAGCATGCGCTCGCCCTCGGGTTGGTGGCGGATCCGGCTGTTTCCGCGGTTGTTGCCGCACCTGGCAATCCGGGGATCGCATCGGTGGCTGAGCTGCGGACGGTGAACGCTTCCGATCCGGACGCCGTGGCGGCGCTGGCCGTGGAGACTGCCGCTGACCTGGTGGTGATCGGGCCGGAGGCGCCGCTGGTCGCCGGGGTTGCCGATGCTGTCCGCGCCAAGGGGATCGCCGTCTTCGGTCCATCCGGTGCTGCCGCGCAGCTGGAGGGCTCCAAGGCGTTCGCCAAGGATGTGATGACCGCTGCCGGCGTACCGACCGCTCGGGCGTACGTCTGCACGGACGAGGAGAGCACCGCTCGGGCGCTGGACGAGTTCGGTGCCCCGTACGTGGTGAAGGACGACGGACTCGCCGCAGGCAAGGGCGTGGTGGTGACCGACGACCGGTCCGCCGCGCTGGCCCACGCGAACGAGTGTGGACGGGTCGTGGTCGAGGAGTTCCTCGACGGCCCGGAGGTCAGCCTCTTCGTGGTGACCGATGGCGAGGCGGCGCTGCCGCTGCTGCCGGCTCAGGACTTCAAGCGCCTCGGCGACGGCGACACGGGGCCGAACACCGGGGGCATGGGGGCGTACGCGCCGCTGGCCTGGGCACCTCCCGGCCTGGTCGACGACGTCATGCGCGACGTGGTCCACCCGACGCTCGCGGAGATGCGCCGCCGGGGCACCCCGTTCGCTGGTCTGCTCTACGTCGGGCTCGCGATCACCGCTGCCGGCCCCCGGGTGATCGAGTTCAACGCGCGCTTCGGTGACCCCGAGACCCAGGTGGTGCTCGCGTTGCTGGAGACCCCGCTGGGCGGGCTGCTGCACGCGTCGGCCACCGGCACGCTGGCCGAGCATCCGCCGCTGCAATGGCGGGACGGCAGCGCTGTCACAGTGGTGCTCGCCTCCGCTGGCTATCCGGCCGCGCCGCGTACCGGCGACGTCATCACCGGCGCGGACCGGCCGGGCATCATCCACGCGGGCACCGCCCGCCGGGCCAGCGACGGCGCGTTGCTCTCCGCCGGCGGCAGGGTCCTCTGCGGTACGGCCACCGGCTCCGACCTGGCCGCCGCGCGGGACGCCGCGTACGCGCTGGTGGACGGGGTGCAGTTGGCCGGCTCGCAGCACCGCACCGACATCGCCGCGGCCGCCATCGACGGCCGGATCACGATCCCGGGCTGA
- a CDS encoding adenylosuccinate synthase translates to MPAIVLLGAQWGDEGKGKVTDLLGERVDYVVRYSGGNNAGHTVITPDGQKYALHLMPSGALSPNAMIVIGNGVVVDPKVLLAEIDGLAERGVDVSRLRISGDAHLIMPHHRALDRVIERYLGSSRIGTTGRGIGPAYGDKVARIGIRLQDLLDPGILRKKLELALREKNQILFKVYNRKAIDLEATVEEYLAYAERLKPYIAETRAMLWDALDRDETVLLEGAQATMLDMDHGTYPFVTSSNPTAGGACVGAGIPPTAISKVIAVSKAYTTRVGAGPFPTELFDANGDHLRKIGAEYGTTTGRERRCGWFDAVVARYACRLNGVTDLVITKLDVLTGMPKVPICVGYEINGVRVDDMPMSQTDFHHAKPVYEELDGWWEDITKARTAADLPENARRYIARVEELCNAKVSVVGVGPGRDENVVLHPLLP, encoded by the coding sequence ATGCCAGCGATCGTGCTCCTCGGCGCTCAGTGGGGCGACGAGGGCAAGGGCAAGGTTACCGACCTGCTGGGTGAGCGGGTCGACTACGTCGTGCGCTACTCCGGCGGCAACAACGCCGGCCACACGGTGATCACCCCGGACGGCCAGAAGTACGCGCTGCACCTGATGCCGTCCGGAGCGCTCTCGCCGAACGCGATGATCGTCATCGGCAACGGTGTGGTGGTCGACCCGAAGGTGCTGCTCGCCGAGATCGACGGCCTGGCCGAGCGCGGCGTCGACGTGTCCCGACTGCGGATCTCCGGTGACGCGCACCTGATCATGCCGCACCACCGGGCGCTGGACCGGGTGATCGAGCGCTACCTCGGCTCGTCCCGGATCGGCACCACCGGCCGGGGCATCGGCCCGGCGTACGGCGACAAGGTCGCCCGGATCGGCATCCGTCTGCAGGACCTGCTCGACCCGGGCATCCTGCGCAAGAAGCTGGAACTCGCGCTGCGCGAGAAGAACCAGATCCTGTTCAAGGTCTACAACCGCAAGGCGATCGACCTTGAGGCGACCGTCGAGGAGTACCTGGCGTACGCGGAGCGGCTCAAGCCGTACATCGCGGAGACCCGGGCGATGCTCTGGGACGCACTGGACCGGGACGAGACGGTCCTGCTGGAGGGTGCCCAGGCCACCATGCTCGACATGGACCACGGCACGTACCCCTTCGTGACCTCGTCGAACCCGACCGCCGGTGGTGCCTGCGTGGGTGCCGGCATCCCGCCGACCGCGATCAGCAAGGTCATCGCGGTGAGCAAGGCGTACACCACCCGGGTCGGCGCGGGGCCGTTCCCGACCGAGTTGTTCGACGCCAACGGTGACCACCTGCGCAAGATCGGCGCGGAGTACGGCACGACCACCGGGCGGGAGCGCCGGTGCGGGTGGTTCGACGCGGTCGTGGCCCGGTACGCCTGCCGCCTCAACGGTGTCACCGACCTGGTCATCACCAAGCTGGACGTGCTCACCGGCATGCCCAAGGTGCCGATCTGCGTCGGCTACGAGATCAACGGCGTCCGGGTCGACGACATGCCGATGAGCCAGACGGACTTCCACCACGCCAAGCCCGTCTACGAGGAGCTCGACGGCTGGTGGGAAGACATCACCAAGGCGCGGACGGCCGCCGATCTGCCGGAGAATGCCCGCCGCTACATCGCCCGGGTAGAGGAACTCTGCAACGCCAAGGTGAGCGTCGTAGGCGTAGGCCCAGGCCGAGACGAAAACGTGGTCCTCCACCCCCTCCTCCCCTAA
- a CDS encoding acyl-CoA dehydrogenase family protein, with protein MAEFSLDLNEEQRDLRDWVHGFAAEVVRPAAAEWDEREDTPWPVIQEAAKVGLYGFEFLATCWADPTGLSLPIASEELFWGDAGIGLSIFGTSLAVAAIYGAGTPDQMVEWVPQCFGDVDSPAVAAFCTSEPEAGSDVGAMRTRAVYDEATDEWVLNGQKAYATNGGIAGVHVVTASVDPTLGSRGQAAFVVPPGTPGLAATRKLRKLGLRASHTADVFLDDVRVPGRCLLGGRDALLERLDRARSGQRASGQAAMRTFELSRPTVGAQALGVARAAYEYALDYAKDRVQFGRPIIENQAVAFALADMRMEIDAARLLVWRASWMGRNNRPFTAGEGSMSKLKAGEVAVSVTEKAVQLLGGAGFLRDHPVERWYRDAKIYTIFEGTSEIQRLVISRAISGMQIR; from the coding sequence ATGGCTGAGTTCTCGCTTGACCTGAATGAGGAACAGCGGGATCTACGCGACTGGGTGCACGGCTTCGCCGCCGAGGTCGTGCGCCCGGCCGCCGCCGAGTGGGACGAGCGCGAGGACACCCCGTGGCCGGTGATCCAGGAAGCCGCCAAGGTCGGCCTCTACGGCTTCGAGTTCCTCGCCACCTGCTGGGCCGACCCGACCGGGCTCTCCCTGCCGATCGCCAGCGAGGAGCTCTTCTGGGGTGACGCCGGCATCGGCCTCTCCATCTTCGGCACCTCACTCGCCGTCGCCGCCATCTACGGCGCCGGCACCCCCGACCAGATGGTCGAGTGGGTGCCACAGTGCTTCGGCGACGTCGATTCACCGGCCGTCGCCGCGTTCTGCACCAGCGAACCCGAGGCCGGCTCCGACGTCGGCGCGATGCGCACCCGGGCCGTCTACGACGAGGCCACCGACGAGTGGGTGCTCAACGGCCAGAAGGCGTACGCCACCAACGGCGGGATCGCCGGCGTGCACGTGGTCACCGCCTCCGTCGACCCCACCCTCGGCTCCCGAGGCCAGGCAGCGTTCGTCGTACCGCCGGGCACCCCCGGCCTGGCCGCCACCCGCAAGCTGCGCAAACTCGGCCTCCGCGCGTCACACACCGCCGACGTCTTCCTCGACGACGTACGCGTGCCCGGCCGCTGCCTGCTCGGTGGGCGGGACGCCCTGCTGGAACGCCTCGACCGGGCCCGCTCCGGGCAGCGGGCCAGCGGACAGGCCGCGATGCGGACGTTCGAGCTGTCCCGACCCACGGTGGGCGCGCAGGCGCTCGGCGTGGCCCGGGCCGCCTACGAGTACGCCCTGGACTACGCGAAGGACCGGGTCCAGTTCGGACGGCCCATCATCGAGAACCAGGCGGTCGCGTTCGCGCTGGCCGACATGCGGATGGAGATCGACGCGGCACGGCTGCTCGTCTGGCGCGCCTCGTGGATGGGCCGCAACAACCGCCCGTTCACCGCGGGCGAGGGCTCGATGTCCAAGCTCAAGGCCGGCGAGGTGGCGGTGTCGGTCACCGAGAAGGCGGTGCAGTTGCTCGGTGGGGCCGGCTTCCTGCGCGACCACCCGGTCGAGCGCTGGTACCGGGACGCCAAGATCTACACCATCTTCGAGGGCACCTCGGAAATCCAACGACTGGTGATATCCCGAGCCATCTCCGGGATGCAGATCCGCTGA
- a CDS encoding serine/threonine protein kinase encodes MRTAAAIDLVAAARTDADLFGTDQPARRYRELVAALHPDRLPADPAVRAEAVDAFIHVTTRWQARQVTVLGDYRLRAPAHSGDLADLYDVGDGRLLKLPRRPADNDLMAREAHALHTIAERGDPRYLPYVPRLVDEFPHRDAATGAERRINVLATAPGLHDLDEVRRAYPDGLDARDVAWMWRRLLVALGLAHSAGIVHGAVLPRHVLIEPAAHGVVLIDWCFSAPAGTTIPAMVPGHDDAWYPEEVPRKRQCGPGTDIAMASRCMSWLMGSRAPRELHAFAQGCRQRSLDARPDDAWRLLREFDQVLDRLYGPRTFRPFTLTP; translated from the coding sequence ATGAGGACGGCGGCGGCCATCGACCTGGTCGCGGCGGCCCGCACCGACGCCGACCTGTTCGGCACGGACCAGCCGGCCCGGCGTTACCGCGAGCTGGTCGCGGCCCTGCACCCCGACCGCCTGCCGGCCGACCCGGCGGTACGCGCGGAGGCAGTCGACGCGTTCATCCATGTCACCACCCGGTGGCAGGCCCGGCAGGTCACCGTTCTCGGCGACTACCGGCTCCGCGCGCCGGCCCACTCGGGTGACCTGGCCGACCTCTACGACGTCGGCGACGGCCGGCTGCTCAAGCTCCCCCGGCGGCCCGCCGACAACGACCTGATGGCCCGTGAGGCACACGCCCTGCACACCATCGCCGAGCGCGGCGACCCGCGCTACCTGCCGTACGTGCCCCGGCTCGTCGACGAGTTCCCGCACCGCGACGCCGCGACCGGCGCCGAACGGCGGATCAACGTGCTCGCCACCGCGCCCGGCTTGCACGACCTCGACGAGGTGCGGCGCGCGTACCCCGACGGGTTGGACGCCCGCGACGTCGCCTGGATGTGGCGGCGGCTGCTGGTGGCGCTCGGCCTGGCCCACAGCGCCGGCATCGTGCACGGCGCGGTCCTGCCGCGACACGTGCTGATCGAGCCGGCCGCCCACGGCGTGGTGCTCATCGACTGGTGCTTCTCCGCCCCAGCCGGCACCACTATCCCGGCGATGGTGCCCGGCCACGACGACGCGTGGTACCCGGAGGAGGTCCCCCGGAAGCGGCAGTGCGGCCCGGGCACCGACATCGCGATGGCCAGCCGCTGCATGAGCTGGCTGATGGGGTCACGCGCGCCCCGCGAGCTGCACGCCTTCGCGCAGGGTTGCCGGCAGCGGTCGCTGGACGCCCGACCCGACGACGCCTGGCGCCTGCTGCGCGAATTCGACCAGGTGCTGGACCGGCTCTACGGGCCACGCACCTTCCGACCCTTCACCCTCACCCCCTAA
- a CDS encoding adenylosuccinate synthetase has translation MRHVAVVDLGYGDAGKGTVVDWLCATRGVHTVVRFNGGAQAAHNVVLRDGRHHTFAQFGAGTFHPGVRTHLSRHVVVDPLALAAEADHLATVGVTDALDRLTVDSDALLATPYHRAANQAREIARGADRHGSCGLGVGETVAYGLAHPDDAPRVADCRSPTLLRRRLTALRERLTAELGPLDAPPVEDCLPAFTGFAGRVAIVDGSWLTGALRAGTCVFEGAQGVLLDEWHGFHPYTTWSTTTFANADSLLTEAGQPHATRIGVLRLVTTRHGAGPLVTEDPTLPLADPHNPTNPWQGRFRFGHFDAVAHRYALAVAGGVDGLALTHLDLAGPELRICRRYDTTDRLTPGPPGDLDRQAALTARLLRSRPLYDDPPADWVEAVSAELGAPVVLTSHGPTADDKTPHGPLLAPPALVRAA, from the coding sequence GTGAGGCACGTGGCGGTGGTCGACCTCGGCTACGGGGACGCCGGCAAGGGCACGGTGGTGGACTGGCTCTGCGCCACCCGAGGAGTGCACACGGTGGTCCGCTTCAACGGGGGCGCGCAGGCGGCGCACAACGTCGTGCTGCGCGACGGGCGGCACCACACGTTCGCGCAGTTCGGCGCCGGCACGTTCCATCCCGGTGTCCGTACGCACCTGTCGCGGCACGTCGTGGTGGATCCGCTGGCGCTGGCCGCCGAGGCCGACCATCTCGCCACGGTCGGGGTGACCGACGCGCTCGACCGACTCACCGTCGACTCCGACGCGCTGCTCGCCACCCCGTACCACCGGGCCGCCAACCAGGCCCGGGAGATCGCCCGGGGAGCCGACCGGCACGGCTCCTGCGGGCTGGGGGTGGGCGAGACCGTCGCGTACGGTCTCGCCCACCCGGACGACGCGCCCCGGGTCGCCGACTGCCGCAGCCCAACGCTGCTGCGTCGCCGGTTGACCGCCCTGCGGGAGCGGCTGACCGCCGAGCTCGGCCCACTGGACGCGCCACCGGTCGAGGACTGCCTGCCCGCGTTCACCGGGTTCGCCGGGCGGGTCGCGATCGTCGACGGGAGCTGGCTCACCGGGGCGTTGCGCGCGGGGACCTGCGTCTTCGAGGGCGCGCAGGGGGTGCTGCTCGACGAGTGGCACGGCTTCCACCCGTACACGACGTGGAGCACCACCACGTTCGCCAACGCCGACAGCCTGCTCACCGAGGCGGGCCAGCCCCACGCGACCCGGATCGGGGTGCTCCGGCTGGTCACCACCCGGCACGGGGCGGGCCCGCTGGTGACCGAGGACCCGACCCTGCCGCTGGCCGATCCACACAACCCGACGAACCCGTGGCAGGGCCGGTTCCGGTTCGGCCACTTCGACGCGGTCGCCCACCGGTACGCCCTCGCCGTGGCCGGTGGGGTCGACGGCCTGGCCCTGACCCACCTCGACCTCGCCGGCCCCGAGCTGCGGATCTGCCGCCGCTACGACACCACCGACCGGCTCACCCCGGGCCCACCCGGTGACCTGGACCGGCAGGCCGCGCTCACCGCCCGCCTGCTGCGCTCCCGCCCGCTCTACGACGACCCGCCGGCGGACTGGGTGGAGGCGGTGTCCGCAGAGCTGGGCGCGCCGGTGGTGCTGACCTCGCACGGCCCCACCGCCGACGACAAGACCCCGCACGGTCCGCTGCTCGCCCCGCCCGCCCTGGTCCGCGCGGCCTGA
- a CDS encoding TetR/AcrR family transcriptional regulator → MSTVPAFKRLPRAVREQQMLDAAVKVFSRRGFHAASMDEIAEDAGISKPMVYAYLGTKEELFVACLHREGTRMMQAIAGAAAPDLPADERLWRGLRAFFGFVGAYRDGWAVLYRQARGEQPFAGELAAMRARLVEVVAGMLDHALRAEGREITAVDLEVVAYALVGATESLADWLADHPDADPEKTATRMMNVAWLGAAQLLHGATWRPPVD, encoded by the coding sequence GTGTCCACCGTCCCCGCCTTCAAGCGCCTGCCACGCGCCGTCCGCGAGCAGCAGATGCTCGACGCGGCCGTGAAGGTCTTCTCCCGTCGCGGCTTCCACGCCGCCAGCATGGACGAGATCGCGGAGGACGCCGGCATCTCCAAGCCCATGGTGTACGCGTACCTCGGCACCAAGGAGGAGCTCTTCGTCGCCTGCCTGCACCGGGAGGGCACCCGGATGATGCAGGCCATCGCGGGAGCCGCCGCCCCCGACCTGCCGGCCGACGAGCGGCTCTGGCGTGGGCTGAGGGCGTTCTTCGGCTTCGTGGGCGCATACCGGGACGGCTGGGCGGTGCTCTACCGGCAGGCCCGGGGCGAGCAGCCGTTCGCCGGGGAGCTGGCCGCGATGCGGGCCCGGCTGGTCGAGGTGGTCGCCGGGATGCTCGACCACGCGCTGCGAGCCGAGGGCCGTGAGATCACCGCCGTCGACCTGGAAGTCGTCGCGTACGCCCTGGTCGGCGCGACCGAGTCGCTGGCCGACTGGCTCGCGGACCACCCGGACGCCGACCCGGAGAAGACGGCCACCCGCATGATGAACGTGGCCTGGCTCGGCGCCGCCCAGCTCCTGCACGGAGCGACCTGGCGCCCACCGGTCGACTGA
- a CDS encoding SCP2 sterol-binding domain-containing protein: MTDFDPATFANVGPKEFAQLVKSTPDDKIAQVMSGDMRDKVLGEVFGRMPSLFRADRAGSTNAVIHWVITGRPDGGSDTYEVVIADGACVVNETPQHDPKLSLTMGPVEFLKIVSGGANPVMMFMTGKLKAKGDLGLAANIANLFDIPKA; this comes from the coding sequence ATGACTGACTTCGACCCGGCCACCTTCGCCAACGTTGGCCCCAAGGAGTTCGCCCAGCTGGTCAAGTCCACCCCGGACGACAAGATCGCTCAGGTGATGTCCGGTGACATGCGCGACAAGGTCCTGGGCGAGGTGTTCGGCCGGATGCCGTCGCTGTTCCGCGCGGACCGGGCCGGCTCGACCAACGCGGTCATCCACTGGGTCATCACCGGTCGCCCCGACGGCGGCAGCGACACCTACGAGGTGGTCATCGCCGACGGCGCGTGCGTCGTGAACGAGACCCCGCAGCACGACCCGAAGCTGAGCCTCACCATGGGTCCGGTCGAGTTCCTGAAGATCGTCTCCGGTGGCGCCAACCCGGTGATGATGTTCATGACCGGCAAGCTGAAGGCAAAGGGCGACCTCGGCCTCGCCGCCAACATCGCCAACCTGTTCGACATCCCCAAGGCCTGA
- a CDS encoding type IV toxin-antitoxin system AbiEi family antitoxin domain-containing protein, producing MDALDIVRRISAARNGIVTIEQARAAGLSTYEVQRFCRSGRWRAVARGSYLVDADLYDGVPRRARIRAAMASFGPAATAVLSTAAELHGLAGMPATELIHLSMPGPAVRPVRSAHPQVVVHQLVIPREHLFRVDGITATEPLRTLADLCLRADRYSAVSVLDSAVNRRLVAPNDLLAIPRLVRGRRGAIAARGYLGETDGRAQSPLETRARLRCVDGRVAPDELQLEVRDDDGYLLGIGDLGWRGPRIIAEADGRGPHDVPEAAFADRRRQNRLVNAGWTVLRFTWQDTLRPDYIPWTVRQAIAAARRR from the coding sequence GTGGACGCTCTGGACATTGTGCGGCGGATTTCGGCCGCTCGGAACGGCATCGTGACGATCGAACAGGCGCGAGCTGCCGGCTTGAGCACGTACGAGGTGCAGCGGTTCTGCCGCTCCGGACGCTGGCGCGCCGTGGCGCGGGGAAGCTACCTCGTGGACGCCGACCTGTATGACGGCGTGCCCCGACGGGCGCGGATCAGAGCGGCGATGGCCTCCTTTGGTCCGGCGGCCACCGCAGTGCTCTCAACAGCGGCTGAGCTGCACGGACTGGCCGGAATGCCGGCCACCGAGTTGATTCATCTGTCAATGCCGGGCCCGGCCGTCCGGCCGGTTCGATCCGCACATCCACAGGTGGTGGTCCACCAGTTGGTCATCCCGCGCGAGCACCTCTTTCGAGTGGATGGGATCACTGCTACAGAGCCACTGCGCACCCTCGCCGACCTCTGTCTGCGGGCTGATCGTTACTCGGCGGTCAGCGTGTTGGACTCGGCGGTGAACCGGCGCCTCGTGGCCCCGAATGACCTGCTCGCCATCCCGCGCCTCGTACGGGGACGGCGGGGTGCGATCGCCGCGCGTGGCTATCTCGGCGAAACGGACGGACGGGCGCAGTCGCCGCTCGAGACGCGTGCCCGCCTCCGCTGCGTCGACGGCAGGGTTGCGCCAGACGAGTTGCAACTCGAGGTCCGCGACGACGATGGCTATCTGCTCGGCATTGGCGATCTCGGCTGGCGTGGGCCCCGGATCATCGCCGAGGCCGACGGCCGCGGTCCGCATGACGTTCCCGAAGCTGCATTCGCCGACCGCCGCCGGCAGAACCGTCTGGTCAATGCCGGCTGGACCGTCCTCCGCTTCACCTGGCAGGACACCCTCCGCCCCGACTACATCCCGTGGACGGTTCGGCAGGCGATCGCCGCTGCCCGGCGCCGTTGA